The following are from one region of the Luteimonas sp. MC1572 genome:
- a CDS encoding DUF411 domain-containing protein has translation MLVHKSPSCGCCSAWIEHMRAAGFGIEVRDVDDMGPVKESLGVPYSKGSCHTAEIGGYFIEGHVPAEDIKRLLAEKPDARGLVLPGMPAGSPGMEMPDGRVQPFVVELVARDGTTSVYARHGE, from the coding sequence ATGCTCGTGCACAAGAGCCCGAGCTGCGGCTGCTGCAGCGCGTGGATCGAGCACATGCGTGCCGCCGGCTTCGGCATCGAGGTGCGCGACGTCGACGACATGGGCCCGGTCAAGGAGTCACTCGGCGTGCCGTACAGCAAGGGGTCCTGCCATACGGCCGAGATCGGCGGTTACTTCATCGAGGGCCACGTGCCCGCGGAGGACATCAAGCGCCTGCTGGCGGAGAAGCCGGACGCCAGGGGCCTTGTGCTCCCGGGCATGCCGGCCGGCTCGCCGGGGATGGAAATGCCGGACGGACGGGTGCAGCCGTTCGTGGTCGAGCTGGTGGCGCGCGACGGCACGACGTCGGTCTACGCCCGCCACGGCGAGTAG
- a CDS encoding copper resistance system multicopper oxidase: MTRDTPLDPARRQFVTGVAAAGTVLAFNSWAGNGPAIGRATPGTELRGRDFDLAIGSTEVDFTGRVRRAITVNGQLPAPVLRWREGDTVTLRVANRLPDAMTSIHWHGILLPANMDGVPGLSFDGIAPGEAWLYRFTLRQSGSYWYHSHSLFQEQAGLYGAIIIDPIAPLPYRYDREHVVLLSDWTDHDPAALYRRMKKLAEFDNYYKPTVGDFVRDVRSDGLAATLRDRAAWGRMRMTPTDISDINAHTYTYLCNGSTPAANWTGLYRSDEKVLLRFINASAMTYFDVRIPGLKMTVVAADGLPIHPVSVDEFRIAVAETFDVIVEPSGQDAWTIFAQDMGRTGHARGTLAVRPGLSAPVPANDPRPLLTMDDMGHGGHAGGGKGMEGGCGAMMAEGGCGAHMGHGAGAMAMQAHPPREDGSPIVDMQTMTPAPKLDDPGIGLRDNGRRVLTYADLHSIGGDPDGREPSREVELHLTGHMEKFAWSFDAQPFSGAEPLRLNYGERMRIVLVNDTMMTHPIHLHGMWSDVEDADGNFQVRKHTVDMPPGTRRSYRVRADALGRWAFHCHLLYHMEAGMMREVRVEESA, encoded by the coding sequence ATGACACGAGACACACCGCTCGATCCCGCGCGCCGCCAGTTCGTCACCGGCGTCGCCGCCGCTGGCACGGTGCTGGCGTTCAACAGCTGGGCCGGCAACGGCCCCGCCATCGGGCGCGCGACGCCCGGCACCGAGCTGCGCGGCCGTGACTTCGACCTCGCCATCGGCTCCACCGAGGTCGACTTCACCGGCCGCGTGCGGCGTGCCATCACCGTCAATGGCCAGCTGCCCGCGCCGGTCCTGCGCTGGCGCGAAGGCGACACGGTCACCCTGCGCGTCGCCAACCGGCTGCCCGATGCGATGACCTCGATCCACTGGCACGGCATCCTGCTGCCGGCCAACATGGACGGGGTGCCGGGGCTCAGCTTCGACGGCATCGCGCCAGGCGAGGCCTGGCTCTACCGCTTCACGCTGCGCCAGTCGGGCAGCTACTGGTACCACAGCCATTCGCTGTTCCAGGAGCAGGCCGGGCTGTACGGCGCGATCATCATCGATCCGATCGCGCCCCTGCCCTACCGCTACGACCGCGAGCACGTGGTGCTGCTGTCGGACTGGACCGACCACGACCCCGCTGCGCTGTACCGGCGGATGAAGAAGCTGGCCGAGTTCGACAACTACTACAAACCGACTGTCGGCGATTTCGTGCGCGACGTGCGCAGCGACGGCCTGGCCGCCACCCTGCGCGACCGCGCCGCCTGGGGCCGGATGCGCATGACGCCCACCGACATCTCCGACATCAATGCACACACCTACACCTATCTCTGCAACGGCAGCACGCCGGCGGCGAACTGGACCGGGCTGTACCGCAGCGACGAAAAGGTGCTGCTGCGCTTCATCAACGCCTCCGCCATGACCTACTTCGACGTGCGCATCCCGGGCTTGAAGATGACCGTGGTCGCCGCCGACGGCCTGCCGATCCATCCGGTGAGCGTCGACGAATTCCGCATCGCGGTGGCTGAAACCTTCGACGTGATCGTGGAGCCGTCCGGCCAGGATGCGTGGACCATCTTCGCGCAGGACATGGGGCGCACCGGGCACGCGCGCGGCACGCTCGCCGTGCGACCGGGCCTGTCCGCGCCGGTCCCGGCCAACGATCCGCGCCCGCTGCTGACCATGGACGACATGGGCCACGGCGGCCATGCCGGCGGCGGCAAGGGCATGGAGGGCGGCTGCGGCGCGATGATGGCCGAGGGCGGCTGCGGCGCGCACATGGGCCATGGCGCAGGCGCCATGGCGATGCAGGCGCATCCGCCGCGCGAGGACGGCAGTCCGATCGTCGACATGCAGACCATGACGCCGGCGCCCAAGCTCGACGACCCCGGCATCGGCCTGCGTGACAACGGCCGGCGCGTGCTCACCTACGCGGACCTGCATTCGATCGGCGGCGATCCGGATGGCCGCGAGCCTTCGCGCGAGGTCGAGCTGCACCTCACCGGGCACATGGAGAAGTTCGCCTGGTCGTTCGACGCGCAGCCGTTCAGCGGCGCGGAGCCGCTGCGGCTCAACTACGGCGAGCGCATGCGCATCGTGTTGGTCAACGACACCATGATGACCCACCCCATCCACCTGCACGGCATGTGGAGCGATGTCGAAGACGCCGACGGGAACTTCCAGGTGCGCAAGCACACCGTCGACATGCCGCCGGGTACGCGGCGCAGCTATCGCGTGCGGGCCGATGCGCTCGGGCGATGGGCCTTCCACTGCCACCTGCTGTACCACATGGAGGCGGGCATGATGCGCGAAGTGCGCGTGGAGGAGTCCGCATGA
- a CDS encoding pyruvate, water dikinase regulatory protein — MTMPRPVFYVSDGTGITAETIGHSLLTQFTDTRFSTERIPFVDSVERATEIAARIQAAGVTSGLRPIVVNSCVDPDLTQAIAGSGALVLDVFAPFIAPLEAELGQMRQSRVGQAHGMVDFDSYHRRINAMNYALTHDDGIAINYDAADVILVAVSRAGKTPTCVYLALHYGVSAANYPLTEEDLEHDRLPPRLRAHRSKLFALTIDPVRLQQIRQERRPNSKYSQLETCRREVAAAEALYRAERVPVLSTTHTSIEEIASKVMNTLGIRRGMF; from the coding sequence ATGACAATGCCGCGCCCGGTCTTCTATGTCTCAGACGGCACCGGAATCACCGCTGAAACGATCGGCCACAGCCTGCTGACGCAGTTCACCGACACCCGTTTCTCCACCGAGCGCATTCCCTTCGTGGACAGCGTGGAGCGCGCCACCGAGATCGCCGCGCGCATCCAGGCGGCCGGCGTGACCAGCGGCCTGCGCCCGATCGTGGTCAATTCCTGCGTGGATCCCGACCTGACCCAGGCGATCGCCGGGAGTGGGGCGCTGGTGCTGGACGTGTTCGCGCCGTTCATCGCGCCGCTCGAGGCTGAACTGGGCCAGATGCGCCAATCGCGGGTCGGGCAGGCGCACGGCATGGTCGACTTCGACAGCTACCACCGGCGCATCAACGCCATGAACTACGCGCTGACCCATGACGACGGCATCGCCATCAACTACGACGCGGCCGACGTGATCCTGGTCGCGGTCTCCCGCGCCGGCAAGACGCCGACCTGCGTCTACCTGGCCCTGCATTACGGCGTCAGCGCCGCCAACTACCCGCTGACCGAAGAGGACCTGGAGCATGATCGCCTGCCGCCGCGGCTGCGCGCGCACCGCAGCAAGCTGTTCGCGCTGACCATCGACCCCGTGCGACTGCAGCAGATCCGCCAGGAGCGGCGCCCCAATTCGAAGTACTCGCAGCTGGAGACCTGCAGGCGCGAGGTGGCGGCGGCGGAGGCGCTTTACCGTGCCGAGCGCGTGCCGGTGCTGAGCACCACGCACACCTCGATCGAGGAAATCGCCAGCAAGGTGATGAACACGCTGGGCATCCGCCGCGGGATGTTCTGA
- a CDS encoding heavy metal-responsive transcriptional regulator — MQIGQLSKRTDTPIDTIRYYERNGVLPAPERQASGYRSFGDDDVARLRFVRRAKGLGFTLREIRDLLALSSTRGEDMAAVRQAATLRLGEVERKIDELERIRDGLRALVDACPGHGDVTHCPILSSLSGEDQ; from the coding sequence ATGCAGATCGGACAACTCAGCAAGCGCACCGACACGCCGATCGACACGATCCGCTACTACGAACGCAACGGCGTGCTGCCCGCGCCGGAGCGCCAGGCATCCGGCTATCGCAGTTTCGGCGACGACGATGTCGCACGGCTGCGCTTCGTGCGGCGTGCCAAGGGCCTTGGGTTCACGCTGCGCGAGATCCGCGACCTGCTGGCGTTGTCGTCCACCCGTGGCGAGGACATGGCGGCCGTGCGCCAGGCCGCGACCCTGCGCCTGGGCGAGGTCGAGCGCAAAATCGATGAGCTGGAGCGCATCCGCGACGGCCTGCGCGCCCTGGTGGACGCCTGCCCCGGCCACGGCGATGTCACGCACTGCCCCATCCTGTCCTCGCTTTCCGGTGAGGACCAATGA
- the ppsA gene encoding phosphoenolpyruvate synthase — MSANILWLDDLRLTDLAQVGGKNSSLGEMIGNLARLGVSVPGGFATTADAFQAFVAHNDLHQRIFDKLATLDVEDVPALNRAGTEIRGWVIDAPLQAELEQDIRDAYAKLCASNGGGEVAVAVRSSATAEDLPDASFAGQQETYLNVTGADDVVVKVKEVFASLYNDRAIAYRVHHGFKHEDVFLSAGVQLMVRSDIGASGVLFTLDTESGFRDVVFITSSYGLGENVVQGAVNPDEFYVYKPTLRQGKPAILRRSLGAKQIRMVYSDQPGERVRNEDTPEALRNRFSIDDADVAELARQALTIEEHYGRPMDIEWAKDGASGKLFIVQARPETVRSRAKATQIERYLLGARGPVVTEGRAIGQKIGSGTARVVRTLDDMNRVQPGDVLVADMTDPDWEPVMKRAAAIVTNRGGRTCHAAIIARELGVPAVVGTGNALDTIQDGSIVTISCAEGDTGYIYDGALPFERITTDLSSMPEAPLKIMMNVANPERAFDFGQLPNAGIGLARLEMIIAAHIGVHPNALLQYDQQDADIRKKIDARIAGYAGPVEFYVDRLAEGIATLTASVAPNPVIVRMSDFKSNEYANLLGGQRYEPEEENPMIGFRGASRYVDPSFSDAFALECKAVLRVREEMGLDNLWVMIPFVRTLDEGRKVLDVLEANGLVRGRNGLKIIMMCEVPSNALLADEFLEMFDGFSIGSNDLTQLTLGLDRDSAVVAHLFDERDPAVKKLLSMAIKTAKAKGKYIGICGQGPSDHPDLAEWLMQEGIESLSLNPDTVVDTWLKLAKSKAAG; from the coding sequence TTGAGCGCCAATATCCTGTGGCTTGACGACCTGCGCCTGACCGACCTTGCCCAGGTGGGCGGCAAGAACTCTTCGCTTGGCGAGATGATCGGCAACCTGGCGAGGCTCGGCGTTTCGGTGCCGGGCGGTTTTGCCACCACTGCGGATGCCTTCCAGGCGTTCGTCGCGCACAACGACCTGCACCAGCGCATCTTCGACAAGCTCGCGACGCTCGACGTCGAGGACGTACCGGCGCTCAACCGCGCCGGCACCGAGATCCGCGGCTGGGTGATCGACGCCCCGCTCCAGGCCGAGCTCGAGCAGGACATCCGCGACGCCTACGCCAAGCTCTGCGCCAGCAACGGTGGCGGCGAAGTCGCGGTGGCGGTGCGCTCATCGGCCACTGCCGAGGACCTGCCCGACGCCAGCTTCGCAGGCCAGCAGGAGACCTACCTCAACGTCACCGGTGCCGACGACGTGGTGGTCAAGGTCAAGGAGGTGTTCGCCAGCCTCTACAACGACCGCGCCATCGCCTACCGCGTGCACCACGGCTTCAAGCACGAGGACGTGTTCCTGTCGGCGGGCGTACAGCTGATGGTGCGTTCGGACATCGGCGCGTCCGGCGTGCTGTTCACGCTCGACACCGAGTCCGGCTTCCGCGACGTGGTGTTCATCACCTCCAGCTACGGCCTGGGCGAGAACGTCGTGCAGGGTGCGGTGAACCCGGACGAGTTCTATGTCTACAAGCCCACGCTGCGCCAGGGCAAGCCGGCGATCCTGCGACGCTCGCTCGGCGCCAAGCAGATCCGGATGGTGTATTCCGACCAGCCCGGCGAACGCGTGCGCAACGAGGACACGCCCGAGGCGCTGCGCAACCGCTTCTCGATCGACGATGCCGACGTGGCGGAGCTTGCCCGCCAGGCGCTGACCATCGAGGAGCACTACGGTCGCCCGATGGACATCGAGTGGGCCAAGGACGGCGCCAGCGGCAAGCTGTTCATCGTCCAGGCGCGCCCGGAAACCGTCAGGTCGCGTGCCAAGGCCACGCAGATCGAACGTTACCTGCTCGGCGCCCGTGGCCCCGTGGTGACCGAAGGCCGCGCCATCGGCCAGAAGATCGGCTCCGGCACCGCGCGCGTGGTGCGCACGCTCGACGACATGAACCGCGTGCAGCCGGGCGACGTGCTGGTCGCCGACATGACCGACCCCGACTGGGAGCCGGTGATGAAGCGCGCCGCCGCCATCGTCACCAATCGCGGTGGCCGCACCTGCCACGCCGCCATCATCGCCCGCGAACTCGGGGTGCCGGCGGTCGTGGGCACCGGCAACGCCCTGGACACGATCCAGGACGGCAGCATCGTCACCATCAGCTGCGCCGAGGGTGACACCGGCTACATCTATGACGGCGCCCTGCCCTTCGAGCGCATCACCACCGACCTCTCGTCGATGCCCGAAGCACCACTCAAGATCATGATGAACGTGGCCAACCCGGAGCGCGCGTTCGACTTCGGCCAGCTGCCCAACGCCGGCATCGGCCTGGCGCGGCTGGAAATGATCATCGCCGCGCACATCGGCGTGCACCCCAACGCCCTGCTGCAGTACGACCAGCAGGATGCGGACATCCGCAAGAAGATCGATGCGCGCATCGCCGGCTACGCGGGCCCGGTCGAGTTCTACGTCGACCGCCTCGCCGAGGGCATCGCCACGCTCACCGCGTCGGTTGCGCCGAACCCGGTGATCGTGCGCATGTCGGACTTCAAGTCCAACGAGTACGCCAACCTGCTCGGCGGCCAGCGCTACGAGCCGGAAGAAGAGAACCCGATGATCGGCTTCCGCGGTGCCAGCCGCTATGTCGATCCGTCGTTCTCCGATGCCTTCGCGCTCGAGTGCAAGGCGGTGCTGCGCGTGCGCGAGGAGATGGGCCTCGACAACCTGTGGGTGATGATCCCGTTCGTACGCACCCTGGACGAAGGCCGGAAGGTGCTCGACGTGCTCGAGGCCAACGGCCTGGTGCGCGGCCGCAACGGGCTCAAGATCATCATGATGTGCGAGGTGCCGTCCAACGCGCTGCTTGCGGACGAGTTCCTGGAGATGTTCGACGGCTTCTCGATCGGCTCCAACGACCTGACCCAGCTGACCCTGGGCCTGGACCGCGACTCGGCGGTCGTTGCCCACCTGTTCGACGAGCGCGACCCGGCGGTCAAGAAACTGCTGTCGATGGCCATCAAGACGGCGAAAGCCAAGGGCAAGTACATCGGCATCTGCGGCCAGGGCCCGAGCGACCATCCGGATCTTGCCGAGTGGCTCATGCAGGAAGGCATCGAGTCGCTGTCGCTCAACCCCGACACCGTGGTCGACACCTGGCTGAAGCTGGCCAAGTCGAAGGCCGCCGGCTGA
- a CDS encoding NAD-dependent dehydratase translates to MKLLLVGATGLVGSHVLALALADPRIGSVAAPARRDLPAHPRLLSPRVDFEHLPESASWWQADAVICTLGTTLRAAGSREAFRQVDYAYPLAVARIARRHGTPTCVLNSAMGADVASKFFYNRIKGELERDLAQVGFTSLTFVRPGLIGGERDEFRPGERAMAAVLRAAAPILPRRWRINPAANIARALIEAAVGAADGMHVVPSEDLFRPETNKPPQK, encoded by the coding sequence ATGAAGCTGCTGCTTGTGGGCGCAACCGGGCTGGTGGGCAGCCACGTCCTGGCGCTCGCGCTGGCCGACCCCCGGATCGGATCCGTGGCTGCTCCCGCGCGGCGTGACCTGCCCGCGCATCCACGACTGCTGTCTCCCCGCGTGGATTTCGAGCACTTGCCAGAATCCGCCAGCTGGTGGCAGGCGGACGCCGTGATCTGCACGCTGGGGACCACGCTGCGGGCGGCCGGGTCGCGTGAGGCGTTCCGCCAGGTCGACTACGCGTATCCGCTTGCCGTCGCCCGCATCGCCAGGCGCCACGGCACGCCGACCTGTGTGCTCAACTCGGCAATGGGCGCGGATGTCGCGTCGAAATTCTTCTACAACCGCATCAAGGGCGAACTGGAGCGCGACCTGGCACAGGTCGGTTTTACGTCGCTGACGTTCGTGCGCCCCGGGCTGATCGGCGGCGAGCGCGACGAGTTCCGCCCTGGTGAACGCGCCATGGCAGCTGTGCTCCGCGCTGCAGCGCCCATCCTGCCGCGGCGGTGGCGGATCAATCCCGCTGCGAACATCGCGAGGGCGCTGATCGAGGCGGCGGTTGGTGCCGCCGACGGCATGCACGTGGTTCCGAGCGAGGATCTGTTCCGGCCCGAGACCAACAAGCCGCCACAGAAGTGA
- a CDS encoding DUF1249 domain-containing protein translates to MSSLASRHLQVPQLSRFGWLMALYAENHARLVRLFEPGDLAGGTYLSRIGDGLDLRLDVIARHAYTSELRLAYDALPDPVTGEPDPSVYVRLYRDARQAEATHCYVGRRWQDTIGMFPPPKAVLGHRVRMNTFLGKWLQYLAEQGHGVATLVPAMASSDAPCAVLASAGTSPEPTPR, encoded by the coding sequence ATGTCCAGTCTTGCCTCACGCCACCTCCAAGTTCCGCAGCTCAGCCGCTTCGGCTGGCTGATGGCGCTGTATGCCGAGAACCACGCGCGCCTGGTGCGCCTGTTCGAACCCGGCGACCTGGCCGGGGGCACGTACCTTTCGCGGATCGGCGACGGATTGGACCTGCGGCTGGACGTGATCGCGCGCCATGCCTACACCAGCGAACTGCGCCTGGCGTACGACGCGCTGCCGGATCCGGTGACCGGCGAGCCGGATCCATCGGTCTACGTACGCCTGTATCGCGATGCGCGCCAGGCGGAGGCGACGCATTGCTACGTCGGGCGCCGCTGGCAGGACACCATCGGCATGTTTCCGCCTCCCAAGGCGGTGCTGGGCCACCGCGTGCGCATGAACACGTTCCTCGGCAAATGGCTGCAATACCTGGCCGAACAGGGGCACGGGGTGGCGACTCTTGTGCCCGCCATGGCTTCATCCGACGCGCCGTGCGCGGTGCTAGCATCGGCGGGCACGTCCCCAGAACCCACCCCGAGGTGA
- a CDS encoding PepSY domain-containing protein, whose translation MKALRPAVAVAAVLLAPAAFAGPKCTDAPRSQWLPEHAMQERITAAGYTIDKFKVSGSCYEIYGRDKDRRRVEIYYDPTDGRVVKQRGDE comes from the coding sequence ATGAAAGCCCTGCGTCCCGCCGTCGCCGTTGCCGCCGTGCTGCTGGCTCCAGCCGCCTTTGCCGGCCCGAAGTGCACCGATGCGCCGCGCAGCCAATGGCTGCCCGAACATGCCATGCAAGAACGCATCACCGCGGCCGGCTACACCATCGACAAGTTCAAGGTGTCCGGCTCGTGCTACGAAATCTACGGCAGGGACAAGGACCGCCGCCGAGTGGAGATCTACTACGACCCGACCGATGGCCGCGTCGTCAAACAACGCGGCGATGAGTGA
- a CDS encoding heavy metal translocating P-type ATPase, protein MHAAGATAAARDPVCGMAVDPARSAHHARHDGVDHHFCSAGCRTKFVADPVRYLSPAPATVSDAPPGTIYICPMDPEIRQEGPGTCPICGMALEPEMPSLEDSGNPELVDFSRRFWWTLPLTAAVMVLAMWGHHLHALSTDARTWLEFALTAPVVMWAGWPFLERCVASIRNRSPNMWTLIGVGVSAAFVYSAVATIAPGLFPEGFRAHGRVGVYFEAAATIISLTLLGQLLELRARARTSSAMKALLGLAPTTARRMRADGGDEDIPLAHVHVGDHLRVRPGEKVPVDGEVIEGRSPVDESMLTGEPVPVAKAPGDRVVGATLNGNGALVIRATQVGADTVLARIVQLVAQAQRSRAPMQRLADTVAYWFVLAVLAIAVLAFFAWGMFGPEPSWTFALLNAVSVLIIACPCALGLATPMSIMVATGNAAKVGVLFRDAEAIERLAVVDTLVVDKTGTLTEGRPAFRDVLAADGFDATEVLRLAASLDQLSEHPLADAIVAEARARGLPLSAAEAFDSDTGTGVRGRIDGHAIAVGNTVMMRAAGADPAPLAARADALRAEGASVVHVAVDGRLAGLVVLADPVKASTHEAIAGLHAAGIRMVMATGDGEATARSVARELGIDEVHGEMRPADKSALVARLQGEGRRVVMAGDGINDAPALASADVGIAMGTGTDVAMSSAQVTLVGGDLRGIVRARRIAQASVANMKQNLGFAFLYNAIGVPVAAGVLYPFTGLLLSPMLAALAMSLSSVSVVANALRLGARRFH, encoded by the coding sequence ATGCACGCCGCCGGCGCCACTGCCGCGGCCAGGGACCCCGTGTGCGGCATGGCGGTCGACCCGGCGCGCAGCGCGCACCACGCCCGTCACGACGGCGTCGACCACCACTTCTGCTCCGCCGGCTGTCGCACGAAATTCGTGGCCGACCCGGTGCGCTACCTCTCCCCTGCCCCCGCCACCGTGTCTGACGCGCCGCCCGGCACGATCTACATCTGCCCGATGGATCCCGAGATCCGCCAGGAAGGTCCGGGCACCTGCCCGATCTGCGGCATGGCGCTCGAGCCCGAAATGCCGTCGCTGGAAGATAGCGGCAACCCCGAACTCGTCGATTTCTCGCGCCGCTTCTGGTGGACGCTGCCACTGACTGCGGCGGTCATGGTGCTGGCGATGTGGGGGCACCACCTGCACGCGCTGTCGACGGATGCGCGCACCTGGCTCGAGTTCGCGCTCACCGCGCCGGTGGTGATGTGGGCAGGTTGGCCGTTCCTCGAGCGCTGCGTGGCGTCGATCCGCAACCGCAGCCCGAACATGTGGACGCTGATCGGCGTCGGCGTGTCGGCGGCCTTCGTGTACAGCGCGGTTGCGACCATCGCGCCCGGACTGTTCCCGGAGGGCTTCCGCGCGCACGGCCGGGTCGGCGTGTACTTCGAAGCCGCGGCCACGATCATCTCCCTGACCCTGCTCGGCCAGCTGCTGGAACTGCGGGCGCGTGCCAGGACCTCGTCGGCGATGAAGGCGCTGCTGGGTCTCGCACCCACCACGGCGCGTCGGATGCGCGCCGATGGCGGCGACGAAGACATCCCGCTCGCGCACGTGCACGTCGGCGACCACCTGCGCGTGCGCCCCGGCGAAAAGGTGCCGGTGGACGGCGAGGTGATCGAGGGCCGCTCGCCGGTGGACGAATCCATGCTCACCGGGGAGCCGGTGCCGGTCGCCAAGGCACCCGGTGACCGCGTGGTCGGCGCCACGCTCAATGGCAACGGCGCGCTGGTGATCCGCGCCACGCAGGTCGGCGCCGACACCGTGCTGGCGCGCATCGTGCAGCTGGTCGCACAGGCGCAGCGTTCGCGCGCGCCGATGCAGCGGCTGGCCGACACGGTCGCCTACTGGTTCGTGCTGGCGGTGCTGGCGATCGCGGTGCTGGCGTTCTTCGCCTGGGGAATGTTCGGGCCGGAGCCGTCGTGGACGTTCGCGCTGCTCAACGCGGTGTCGGTGCTGATCATCGCCTGCCCCTGCGCGCTGGGCCTGGCCACGCCGATGTCGATCATGGTGGCGACCGGCAACGCGGCGAAGGTCGGCGTGCTGTTCCGCGATGCCGAGGCCATCGAGCGCCTTGCCGTTGTCGACACGCTCGTCGTCGACAAGACCGGCACGCTCACCGAGGGACGGCCGGCGTTCCGTGATGTGCTGGCTGCCGACGGCTTCGATGCCACGGAGGTCCTGCGGCTCGCTGCCAGCCTCGACCAGCTGAGCGAGCACCCGCTGGCCGATGCGATCGTCGCCGAGGCGCGTGCGCGTGGCCTGCCACTGTCAGCGGCCGAGGCGTTCGACTCCGACACGGGGACCGGCGTGCGCGGCCGCATCGACGGCCACGCGATCGCGGTCGGCAATACCGTGATGATGCGCGCAGCCGGCGCGGATCCCGCGCCACTCGCCGCTCGCGCCGACGCCTTGCGCGCGGAGGGCGCGAGCGTGGTCCACGTGGCCGTCGACGGCCGCCTTGCCGGCCTGGTGGTGCTGGCAGATCCGGTCAAGGCCAGCACCCACGAGGCGATCGCCGGCCTGCATGCCGCCGGCATCCGCATGGTCATGGCCACCGGTGATGGCGAAGCAACCGCACGCTCGGTGGCGCGCGAACTGGGCATCGACGAGGTCCACGGCGAGATGCGACCCGCCGACAAGTCGGCACTGGTCGCGCGCCTGCAGGGCGAAGGCCGTCGCGTGGTGATGGCTGGCGACGGCATCAACGACGCGCCGGCGCTGGCGTCCGCCGACGTCGGCATCGCCATGGGCACCGGCACCGACGTCGCCATGTCGAGCGCACAGGTGACGCTGGTCGGCGGCGACCTGCGCGGCATCGTGCGTGCACGGCGCATCGCGCAGGCCTCGGTGGCCAACATGAAGCAGAACCTCGGCTTCGCGTTCCTCTACAACGCGATCGGCGTGCCGGTGGCCGCCGGCGTGCTGTATCCGTTCACCGGCCTGCTGCTCAGCCCGATGCTGGCGGCGCTGGCAATGAGCCTGAGCTCGGTGTCGGTCGTCGCCAATGCACTGCGCCTTGGCGCGCGCCGCTTCCATTGA
- a CDS encoding copper resistance protein B, with protein sequence MSRLAPMAAFATLLLAAGADAAAQQHAQHAQQAKHPQPPQQHGEPAPAGQATPPHHALSHGDDASQPHVPVPAPTEADRAAAFPDLAHGMEHASPRNWRVLLDHFEFTDGDAGRGQRVEGEAWYGTDTDRLWLRAGAERGGGRTHHADVELLYGRSIGPWWDVVAGVRQDIQPGPSRTWGAIGIQGLAPGRFEVAATAYVGESGRTAAHLQLEYDLLLTNRLVLQPVLGAWLHGEDDAARGIGSGLSSTETGLRLRYEIHRQFAPYIGIVQERRHGHSADLRRAAGADVDDTQWVVGVRWWF encoded by the coding sequence ATGAGCCGCCTGGCGCCGATGGCAGCCTTCGCGACGCTGCTGCTGGCGGCTGGCGCGGATGCAGCTGCACAGCAGCACGCGCAGCACGCACAACAAGCGAAGCACCCGCAACCGCCGCAGCAGCATGGGGAGCCCGCGCCGGCTGGCCAGGCGACGCCGCCACATCACGCGCTCAGCCATGGCGACGACGCCAGCCAGCCGCACGTCCCCGTTCCCGCACCCACCGAGGCGGATCGCGCAGCCGCTTTCCCCGACCTCGCGCACGGCATGGAACACGCCTCGCCTCGCAACTGGCGCGTGCTGCTCGACCACTTCGAGTTCACCGACGGCGACGCTGGCCGCGGCCAGCGTGTCGAAGGAGAAGCCTGGTATGGCACCGACACCGACCGGCTGTGGCTGCGCGCCGGCGCGGAACGCGGCGGCGGGCGCACCCACCACGCCGACGTCGAGCTGCTGTACGGCCGCAGCATCGGCCCATGGTGGGACGTGGTCGCGGGCGTGCGCCAGGACATCCAGCCCGGACCGTCGCGCACCTGGGGCGCCATCGGCATCCAGGGCCTCGCACCCGGCCGCTTCGAGGTCGCCGCGACCGCCTATGTCGGCGAATCCGGCCGCACCGCAGCCCACCTGCAGCTCGAATACGACCTGCTGCTGACCAATCGCCTGGTACTGCAGCCGGTGCTCGGTGCCTGGCTGCATGGCGAGGACGACGCGGCGCGCGGAATCGGCTCGGGGCTGTCGTCGACCGAAACCGGCCTGCGCCTGCGCTACGAAATCCATCGCCAGTTCGCGCCCTACATCGGCATCGTCCAGGAACGGCGCCACGGGCACAGCGCAGATCTGCGCCGCGCGGCAGGTGCGGATGTCGACGACACGCAGTGGGTTGTGGGCGTCCGCTGGTGGTTCTGA